AACCTTTCCGTCTCTTACCATCAACTGTTACCTTACCATTCGGGTCCTCTTTATATGGAAGACCAAACTCTGCCTTTATCTCCATTCCATTATCGCCTATAATTTTGCCTGTCGCAGGGTCAAGTTTCCCATAGATAGGATATACACCATTTTTCTTGAACTCCTCCCAGTCAAGCCCTTTCACACCTGCAAACTGCTGTCTGATGTAATCCTCTCCATCTTTGAACTCCCAGTACTTCTTCATGCCTCTCCTGCCATCCTGGTCTATCTTGTGGATTATTCTCTTTAGAACTTCTCTATACTCCATCGCCTCACCGAGTGGCTTTACAACAGGTTGTCTGAGTCCAACCCATGGCCAGAGGCTTGAAGGCATGCTCTCAGGGTCGTGCCTTTCAAGGTAGCTGCAGTCAGGCAGAACTAAGTCCATGAGATTTGTTGTTTCATTCATCTGGTTAGAGAAAGTTACGCTGAAGGGGACAAGTTTTTCATCCATTAACACATCTCTCCATACGCTTGCAGCAGGATGGGTAAATGCCTCACAACACATATAGTTTAAATATACGCTTACTTTTTGCTTACCCTCCTTTATCCAGAAAGGCACGAGGTGACTTACCTTGTGGCTGGCAAGGGGATAATCAGGTGGTGAAGAGAGGTAACTTGGCTCATCCCCGCCTTTTGGTACAGGCTGAGGCTGACCGTAACCCATACCCCTCGGCAGACAGTAACCACCTTTTACCTCTACATTACCTGTGATTATTGACAAGAGCATTGCACATCTTTCATTATATGAGCCATAAAGATGCATGCAGGGTCCCCTGTAGGTATAGGTGGTGGCAGGTTTTGTGCTGGCAAACTCAATAGCAATCCTTCTTATTTCCTTTGCAGGAACACCTGAATACTTTTCGGCCAACTCAGGTGTGTATCCTCTCAGATAGGCAGCCAGTTTATCTGCTGGATAGTTTGTCCATTTATTGATGAAGTCTTTATCTGCCAGCCCCTCCTGCATAATGACATTCGCCATGGCAAGGGCAACTATTCCATCTGTCCCTGGAAAGATAGAAAACCACTCATGGCTCTTTGCTGCTGTATTTGAGAGCCTTACATCAAATGTTACAAGCTTTGCCTTATTCTCCTTCAGTCCCTCTATAATCCTCTGTGAATAGGGATTATGAAAGTATGCTGCCTCAAGGATGTTGCTTCCAAAATTGATGATATACTTTGTATTGGCAAAGTCAGGGGTCTCTATGTCAGGTCCCCATGTTGGCTCCATCCCTATCTTCTTGCTGGATTCACAGGTAGAGGTATGGTTAACTATCGTATTGGAGCCCAGTGTCTTCATGAACCTAACTGATGCACCTCCACTTCTTTCCCTACCCCATTTAAGCATAATCTCATTCGGATGACCGCTATCTACAACAGCCTTTATCCTGTCAGCAACCTCCCCTATCGCCTCATCCCAAGAGACCCTTTTCCATCGCCCAGTCCCCCTCGGACCTGTCCTTCTCAATGGATAGAGTATCCTATCAGGGTCATAAAGATGTCCTATACCTCCTTGACCCTTTGCACAGAGCCTTCCCCTTGTAGAGACATGCTTGTCATTGCCTTCAAGCTTCCTTACCCTTCCGTTCTTGATAAAGGCAATGCCACCATCTTCTATGTTACACACGAGACAGGTGTAGGGCACTACTTTATCCCAAGCTTCTCCTGTTATAGTATCCTCTTTCGCATGGACACCCCTGCCAGCTGACTCCAGCTCCATTGCACCTGCAAAATAAGTAAATCTACTACCAACGGTAAATACTGTCCCTGTTGCCAAGCCTAACTTAACAAAGTCTCTTCTGGTTAATTCCATGGTCATGCCTCCTTTCTTTTACTTTGTATATGGTCCCTGTCTCCAGACCTGAATCTGATGCTTACTATTTGCCTCTTTCCTCAGGTCTTCACCCTTCTTAAAGGCATCATTAATGGCAATTCTGTCTTTACCAATATAATACACATTAGGCTTCGTCCCTCTTTCAGGAAGCAAGACCTTAACCTTATGTTTTTTCAGAATCTTTGAGACCTCGCTCTTAGGGTCATTAAGGTCTCCTACTACCCTTGCCCTTCCAATACATGTATTAATGCAGGCAGGCACCACACCAGCCTCAAGTCTATGTGCACATAATGTGCATTTATCTGCAGGATTTCCATCAGGATTTCCACCTGCCTTTTTACCAGGGTCAAAGGACCTTACACCATAAGGGCAGTTCTGAATACATAGACCACACGCAACACACCTGTCCTGATCGACAAGAACCACACCATCTGGCCTTTTATAAGTTGCTCTCTTTTTAAACTTAATACCTTTAAACTCCGCATCTATGGGGTCAACAGGACATACCCCTACACACGGGGGATTGTCGCAGTGATTACAGAGCCATGGCATAAAAACACGGTCTGTCTTTGGATATCTACCAACCTCTCGGTAAATCACCTGTGACCTGAAGACTCCAAGCCTTGTATCAAACTCACCCTTACAGGCAACAGCACATGCCATACAGCCAATACATCTGTCAAGGTCAATAACCATCACCCATTTAGTAACCTTTCTCTGTGCCGATTCAATACCCTCTGAAACAGAAAGCAGAGCAGCACCTGCAAGCGCACCTACTGTTGATAACTTAAGAAACTCCCCCCTGCTTAGCCCATCTTTCTCTTCACCCATACCACACCTCCTTTGAAGAACTTACATGTTATTCAACACCGAAACACCTCTTCTCTACCTCTAAGAACCTCTGGGCCAATATCACCACCTCCTTGTAAAAAGGATGAAATGCATACCTCTTTAAATCCTTCAAAAGGCTGAAAACCCATTTATTGATATGCTCGGTAAAGAATTCTCCCTGGAGACTGCACCACTCCATAGCCCCTTTCTCATCCTTATCACCCCATGCCTTAGATTCCTTCTCAGTTAGATATCCCATAAACTCCAGCTCCATGCCCAAATGGTCTGATAAAACAGGACAGCCCTCTCGAACAATGAGCCCACATCTCCTGTAAAATTCTCTCACCTCCCATTCGGATTCCTGACAAAGCAAACCCTTAAGTCGCACTGACTCATAAGGTGAAATGCCACCAGGAACAATAAATAAGGCAGCATACTCCTCTGCCAGAGCATCCAACAACTCCTCTTGTGGAATATCAAAAAATATATCTCCCATATCCACGCCAAGGTCTTTAAGTGCACCCATCACCTCTTTACCCTTCAGAGTCGTCAGAAGCTCAGCGGTGAGCTCTCTTAGAAACAGCATCGCAAGGAGACGATACACATAACTTCTGCCTCTGGCCATCTCTGATCTCTCTACAGCCTCTCCTGACATACAAACCTCACAAAGTCAAAGATTTTCAAAATTAAGCTACTCCTTTGGGAAAAGTGGGAATATTTTAGAAAAGACCCAGAGTAATACAAAGGGCAGTCCAAGTATAAAAGTCATACCAACAAGTCCTTCCTTAAGGGTTTCTAAGTCATGGGGAATAATAGGCAGACGATAATTCATGTATCCTGAGTAAGTGAGGGAGAAGGACTGACCGCCTATGACCACATCCCATCTCATCATAAAGACCCCAAAGAGGACGAGTACTGATGCAATAAATGCCCTCTTTATGGTGAGATGCGGTATCAGTAACAATATAAAAGGAACAGCAGAGCCAAGACCATACTGAAGCA
The Nitrospirota bacterium genome window above contains:
- a CDS encoding molybdopterin-dependent oxidoreductase; this encodes MELTRRDFVKLGLATGTVFTVGSRFTYFAGAMELESAGRGVHAKEDTITGEAWDKVVPYTCLVCNIEDGGIAFIKNGRVRKLEGNDKHVSTRGRLCAKGQGGIGHLYDPDRILYPLRRTGPRGTGRWKRVSWDEAIGEVADRIKAVVDSGHPNEIMLKWGRERSGGASVRFMKTLGSNTIVNHTSTCESSKKIGMEPTWGPDIETPDFANTKYIINFGSNILEAAYFHNPYSQRIIEGLKENKAKLVTFDVRLSNTAAKSHEWFSIFPGTDGIVALAMANVIMQEGLADKDFINKWTNYPADKLAAYLRGYTPELAEKYSGVPAKEIRRIAIEFASTKPATTYTYRGPCMHLYGSYNERCAMLLSIITGNVEVKGGYCLPRGMGYGQPQPVPKGGDEPSYLSSPPDYPLASHKVSHLVPFWIKEGKQKVSVYLNYMCCEAFTHPAASVWRDVLMDEKLVPFSVTFSNQMNETTNLMDLVLPDCSYLERHDPESMPSSLWPWVGLRQPVVKPLGEAMEYREVLKRIIHKIDQDGRRGMKKYWEFKDGEDYIRQQFAGVKGLDWEEFKKNGVYPIYGKLDPATGKIIGDNGMEIKAEFGLPYKEDPNGKVTVDGKRRKGFGTHDGKINTYAHEYEKYGFNPLPVFKPHPWHWNKDGSCKLKDDELVLTTFKWNVHTQSRTPNVKGLTEMIHSNPAWINAATAKKIGIKNGDLIRITSGVGYMVTKARVTEGIHPKVVAVSNTLGTKFGRVATATKATPPMWGGVDDPDLKHVWWKTEGVNPNEIIPVVADPIGGGQGWYDTVVTVTRAKTGDKLGDIKVDSAKHFQFYKETMQYAYTGSKHREMHPEVKVDKLPPAELKKGH
- a CDS encoding 4Fe-4S dicluster domain-containing protein, which gives rise to MGEEKDGLSRGEFLKLSTVGALAGAALLSVSEGIESAQRKVTKWVMVIDLDRCIGCMACAVACKGEFDTRLGVFRSQVIYREVGRYPKTDRVFMPWLCNHCDNPPCVGVCPVDPIDAEFKGIKFKKRATYKRPDGVVLVDQDRCVACGLCIQNCPYGVRSFDPGKKAGGNPDGNPADKCTLCAHRLEAGVVPACINTCIGRARVVGDLNDPKSEVSKILKKHKVKVLLPERGTKPNVYYIGKDRIAINDAFKKGEDLRKEANSKHQIQVWRQGPYTK
- a CDS encoding molecular chaperone TorD family protein, with amino-acid sequence MSGEAVERSEMARGRSYVYRLLAMLFLRELTAELLTTLKGKEVMGALKDLGVDMGDIFFDIPQEELLDALAEEYAALFIVPGGISPYESVRLKGLLCQESEWEVREFYRRCGLIVREGCPVLSDHLGMELEFMGYLTEKESKAWGDKDEKGAMEWCSLQGEFFTEHINKWVFSLLKDLKRYAFHPFYKEVVILAQRFLEVEKRCFGVE
- a CDS encoding oxidoreductase — protein: LQYGLGSAVPFILLLIPHLTIKRAFIASVLVLFGVFMMRWDVVIGGQSFSLTYSGYMNYRLPIIPHDLETLKEGLVGMTFILGLPFVLLWVFSKIFPLFPKE